ctcaaactcaatccagccaaatgtgcatttggagttccttctgggaagcttttgggttttatagttagtcgaagaggcattgagttagatccCTCCAAGATAAAAACCATTCGAGAGCTGCCtcccccgaagaacaaaacagaagtcatgagtttactcgggaggttgaattacatcagcaggttcatcgcgcAGCTTACAACAACATGTGAgcctatttttaagttgttgaaaaagaacgccgctatcaagtggacagatgagtgccaagaagcttttgataagatcaaggaatatttgtcaaatcccCCTGTTTTGGTCCCGCCGGAACCTGGTAGGCCTCTATTTTTATATCTGTCAGTAATGGATAGTTcctttggttgtgttctgggtcAACATGATGTCACAGGCAAAAGAGAACAAgtaatatattatttgagcaaaaagttcaccacttatgaggccaaatacactcttttggaaagaacatgttgcgctttaacctgggtcgcccagaagcttaggcattatcttttggcctatacaacttacctcatatcccgaatggatcccctgaagtacatctttcagaagccgatGCCAACTGGCAaattagcaaaatggcaaatcttgctcacagagtttgatattgtttatgtcactcgcactgcCATGAAGGCACAAGCTTTGGCTGATCATCTGGCAGAAAACCCGATTGATGATGAGTATGAGTCTTTGAACACATATTTCCCAGATGAAGAGGTTAATTTAGTTGAAGAAGTAGTCCAAGATGACAGTCAAATTTGGAAACTATactttgatggggctgtcaaCATCAAAGGCGTAGGGATTTGGACAATTCTGGTATCACCTACTGGGCAACATTACCCTGCCACGGTGCGACTTCGTTTTTTCTGTACAAATAACACAatagaatatgaagcttgtatcaTGGGTTTGAACATGGCAATAAACCTAAATGTGCATGAATTGTTGgtgatgggagattcagatttgcttattcGGCAGGCTCAAGGTgattgggagactcgagacatcaagctcattccatatagacaatgtgtggaggatcttagcaaaaggttcaagtccatcgaattcaggtacattcccaggtttcacaatgaattagctgatgccttggccaccctggcctcaatgcttccatatccgggtaatactcacattgacccattagaaattcaaattcgggatcaacatggttattgcaatacaattgaagcagaaccagatggtgaaccatggtatcatgatattaaACAGTTtctgaaaacaagagaatatccgGAACATACTaatagggatcaaaagagaactgtTAGGCGACTTTCtaatggtttctttttgagtggggaaatcctatacaaaagaactctggatttgaatttgttgagaTGTATGGATGCCAAAGAAGCTGAAATGATTATGAATGAGGTGCATTCGGGAGtttgtggtccgcacatgaatggatatgttctagcaaagaaaatccttcgggcaggatattattggcttactatggaacgAGATTGCTTTCGTTTTGTTCACAAGTGCCACCAGTGTCAGATTCACAGTGATTTGATTCACTCGCCTCCTTCAGAGTTGTATCCTATGTCAGCtccttggccttttgttgcttggggaatggacatcattggcccaatcgagccaaaagcttcaaatgggcacagattcatcttggttgcaattgattacttcaccaaatgggtggaagctattacattgaaagcagttaccaagaaagcagtagtagactttgttcactccaacattatctgtcgtttcggtattccaaaaaccattattacagataatgctgctaattttaatagtcatctgatgaaggaggtatgtgaacaatttaaaattgagcATCGCAATTCTACTCCTTACCGTCCCAAAGCTAATGGAGCTGTTGAAGCTgcgaataagaacatcaagaagattcttaggaagatgatccaagggtctagacaatggcacgaaaagctaccttttgctcttttgggataccgg
The sequence above is drawn from the Nicotiana tabacum cultivar K326 chromosome 13, ASM71507v2, whole genome shotgun sequence genome and encodes:
- the LOC142168432 gene encoding uncharacterized protein LOC142168432 produces the protein MGLNMAINLNVHELLVMGDSDLLIRQAQGDWETRDIKLIPYRQCVEDLSKRFKSIEFRYIPRFHNELADALATLASMLPYPGNTHIDPLEIQIRDQHGYCNTIEAEPDGEPWYHDIKQFLKTREYPEHTNRDQKRTVRRLSNGFFLSGEILYKRTLDLNLLRCMDAKEAEMIMNEVHSGVCGPHMNGYVLAKKILRAGYYWLTMERDCFRFVHKCHQCQIHTVIPAEIEIPSLRIIVEAGIEDNEWVKSRLEQLNLIDEKRLAAVCFGCFCKVRIGCAKNKISSLARESGTFDLNTSRTIFDIMHAKT